The sequence below is a genomic window from Methylotuvimicrobium sp. KM2.
GATTCGCGCGGCCGCCAAAAACCATAACGATGTCGCTGTCGTCGTGGACCCAAGGGATTACGAAGCCATCTTGTCGGAATTGAGAGAAAACAACATTGGCTTATCTCAAGAAACACGTTTCAGCTTAGCCTTGAAATGTTTTCAACATACCGCAAATTACGATACCGCGATTTCAGCCTACCTGGGCCAAGTGAATAGCCAAACGTTTCCCGAAGTCCTGAATTTGCAGTTCAAACTCAAACAAACCATGCGTTATGGTGAAAACCCTCACCAATCGGCCGCTTTTTACCGGGAGCGCAACCCGGCTGCAGGAAGCATCGCCGCCGCGAATCAAATACAAGGCAAAGAACTTTCCTATAACAATATCGCCGACTCTGACGCCGCGCTTGAATGCGTCAAGTCCTTCGAAGAGCAAGCCGCCTGCGTCATCGTTAAACATGCGAATCCATGCGGCGTCGCAATCGCGGACACTATTCTAGAGGCTTACAACAGAGCCCATGCGACCGACCCGACCTCGGCATTCGGCGGCATCATCGCTTTCAACCGAGAACTCGATGAAGCAACCGCCTCGGCCATCATCGAACGCCAATTCGTCGAAGTCATTATCGCGCCTACAGTTAACAACGACGCACGCGCTATTCTCGCGAAAAAACAAAATGTCAGGGTTCTCGAAACGGGTATCTGGACCAGCGGTAACGAGCCAGGCTTCGATTACAAAAAAGTGACCGGCGGATTATTGGTGCAAGATCGCGATCACGGCACCGTGGCACAAGCCGAACTAAAAGTTGTCAGTCGCCGCGCTCCGACTGCACAGGAACTCGCCGACTTGATGTTTGCTTGGAAGGTAGCCAAATTCGTCAAATCAAACGCGATCGTCTATTGCAAAAACGGTCAAACGATCGGCGTCGGCGCCGGACAAATGAGCCGCGTATATTCGGCTAAAATCGCCGGAATCAAAGCCGCCGACGAAAACTTGTCCGTGCCGGGTTCGGTGATGGCATCGGACGCGTTCTTTCCGTTTCGCGACGGCATCGATTCGGCCGCAGAATGCGGTATCACAGCCGTGATTCAACCCGGCGGATCGATGCGCGACAACGAAGTCATTGCGGCGGCCGACGAGCACGATATCGCAATGGTTTTTACCGGCATGCGCCATTTCCGGCACTAGCCACTATCATCAAAATAGAACTCGGTTAGCATCACTGCCATTAAGGAATATGCACAAAATAACTTCTACAAGTAATAGGCTTTGCGGCGGTGCGGTGACTCACTTGACAGGACACCGAGAATACATCCATGTAGGCTTAACGTCGGCGACTGATTGCCATGGATGGCAGGCTTTTCTGGTTCCCACGGTCCTCCGTGGGAAGCCATACCTTGGCTATCGAGACAAAATCGGTATACATTCCCATGCTTGAGCAGTGGGAACGAGGAAGAACCGGAATGTCGGCAGACTATTGCCAGATGACGACTTAACCAAATGGTAGTGATACAGAGCTGTGGGAGCGCTGGAAAATAATCTCCCCTAACCCCTCTTTTTCAAAGAGGGTGACTGAAGAATGACTCACTTTGTAATCGAAAAAGCGCTTAGGAACTTAAAAATCAGTGTTCATCCATTAAGTCGGTGTCATGTGTGCCATTAATTAAACCCCAATTTTGAGAAACCGAATGAAAATTCTTATTGTCGGCGGCGGCGGCCGCGAACATGCCTTGGCTTGGAAAGCCGCGCAATCCTCTAGCGCCGAAAAAGTCTTCGTTGCGCCCGGCAATGCCGGAACCGCATTAGAACCCAACCTCGAAAATGTCGAAATTGCGGCTGATGACGTTAGCGCATTACTAGCCTTTGCCAAACAACAACAAATCGACCTAACCATCATCGGCCCCGAAGCGCCGTTGGTCAAAGGCATCGTCGACAGCTTTCAAGAAGCAGGCTTAAAATGCTTCGGCCCCACCGCTCAAGCCGCGCAATTGGAAGGATCGAAAGCCTTTTGCAAAGACTTCATGGCACGCCACAACATACCGACTGCCGAATACCAAACCTTCACCGATACCGCCGAAGCGATAACCTATATCGAAGCGAAAGGGGCGCCAATCGTCGTCAAAGCCGACGGACTCGCGGCAGGCAAAGGCGTGATTGTCGCGCAAACCATCGCCGAAGCGACTAGCGCAGTCGAAGACATGTTATCCGGAAATGCCTTCGGTGCAGCCGGCAATCGTGTCGTGATCGAAGAATTTTTGGCCGGAGAGGAAGCTAGCTTCATCGTCATCGCCGACGGCAAACATGCTTTGCCCATGGCCACTTCGCAAGACCACAAAGCCCGCGACAACGGCGATAAAGGACCGAACACCGGCGGCATGGGCGCCTATTCCCCTGCCCCTATCGTGACACCGGAAATTCATGATCGAGTCATGCGCGAGGTTATCGAGCCGACGCTGCAAGGCATGATTGAAGACGGCATTCCCTACACCGGTTTTTTATACGCGGGATTGATGATCGCGCCAGACGGTTCGCTCAAAGTTCTCGAGTACAATTGCCGGTTCGGCGACCCGGAAACCCAACCGATCATGATGCGTCTAAAAAGCGATTTGACCGAACTCTGCGAAGCCGCCCTAGACGGAACTCTGAATTCAGTCGAAACCGACTGGGACGAACGCGCCGCTCTAGGCGTGGTCTTGGCCGCCGGCGGTTATCCTGGCGACTACCGAAAAGGCGACGTGATCACGGGTCTACCTAAATCGGAACTAGCCGACCGGAAAGTCTTTCATGCCGGCACTCAGTTGCAAGGCAATGATATCGTCACATCGGGTGGCCGAGTATTGTGTGCTTGCGCTTTGGGTGAAACGATTAAGGATGCTCAAGACAATGCCTATGCATTAACCGCCGAGATACAATGGGATGGCATCTATTATCGAACCGATATCGGCTTTAAGGCTATTCGATAAATTTCATCCTAAGCACGTAGCCCGGATTGCGCTGCGCTCCATCCGGGCTACGTGCTTTAACCAAAGAAAAGGGGTCAGGTTCTGAGGTATCCCCACGAAATAGCCAAATAAAACAATTTTTTGGCTGAAAATTCGTTGATAGATATATTTATTTTTTATCATCGTTCCTACGCTCTGCGCCACTGCCATTAAGTTAAGCCGTCACAGAGATAAGTAATGCTTGCATTCAGGCTCTAATGTGCCTCAAAAGCTTGCCATCCATGGCACTGGATTCCGCCAGTCCATGGCGGAATGACGGGTTTCCCTTAACTTAATGGCAGTGATACTCTGCGTGGGAACGAGCGTTTTGTGGGGATACCTCAGGGTCAGGTTACTTTTCGTCTTATCGCAGGTTATAAAAATCGTAACCGACTTCCCTTTTTACCCTGTCCATCAACCCTGAATTTTTCTTTCAAGTTCTTCGCGACTCATGTGCCTGACATCCTCGCCTTTAACCATGTATATCACATGTTCGCAGATGTTACAGGCATGATCGCCGATTCTTTCTAATGCTCGCGCCGTCCACAAGACATCAAGCGTTCGCCTGACATTGCGCGGGTCTTCCATCATCCTCGCCACCATTTGACGAATGATGCTGCCGTATTCGCGATCGACCATGGCATCCTGACCGGTAATCGACACGGCACTTTCGACATTTAAACGCGCAAAGGCATCCAAGGCACCGCGCAGCATTTTCATAACCAACTCGGCCAAATGCTGTATCTCGTAATATTCCTCGTTTCGAGTTTGTCCTCCGGTATCGCTCAAATGAATTGCCATTTCCGCGATTTTAGTCGCCTCATCGCCGATACGTTCCAAATCGTTAATCGTTCGAATCACCGACAACAACAAACGCAGATCGAACGCGGCAGGCTGACGCTTGGCTAAAATTTCGGTACAGGCCTGATCGATTTGCTTTTCGAGCCGGTTGACAAAATCGTCTTGTTGAATCACTTGCTCGGCAATTTCCATATCGTAACTGGTAAACGACAATGCGGCCAATTCGATTTGCCTTTCGACAATACCGCCCATCTTCAAAACGCTATTACGGATATCCTCGAGCTCCACGTTGTAATGACTCGAAATATGATGTCCGATTTTATTGATATCCATTGTTTATCCTCGCATGAAAGCGTAGTTAATAAATAAGCCCGAAATAGCGATTCCGACTGAGAACAGAAATCCTCCCGCAGAGGTGCAGAGGCGCGGGGAAGCGAAGTCATTACAGCCTGAACGACTTTGGTGTTCAAGGGCGATATAGCATCCCTCCCCCACCAAAGTTTCTATGCAGCGTGGGAACTATTTAAACCCTTCTTTCCCTGCGCCTCTGCGCGAAATTGGCTCGTTCCTTAGCCAATGCGTCCTCGATACCGTTGATAGTTGTTTGACGTTCCCGGCTTCGACATCGCGATCAAGGGATCGCTCCCACAATGGAGCATGCAACAAATTGTTTGTGGGAGCGACGCCTTCGTCGCGATTAACGCAGAGCCGGGGAACGATGAAAAATCTCATTCTATACCCATCGCAGATCAAAATTCGGCGCCAAGGTGTCCGTCAAAGGACGCCGTGAATACATCCCTGTAGGCTCTATGCCAGCTCCATGCTGGCAAAGCCTTTGCCGCACACCCTGGCGCCTCCTCAGGCACTGCCGAAATTTGAAGTGCGAAAGGTATATAACCTTTATTCTTTGCGCCTCTGCGCGAAATTAAAATTCCTTTAGCCGTAACGACCGGTGATGTAATCCTCGGTTTGTTTTTTCGACGGATTCGTGAATAAATGACTGGTATTGTCGAATTCGATCAATTTGCCCATGTACATGAACGCCGTGTAATCGGATACGCGCGCCGCTTGCTGCATGTTGTGCGTGACAATCACAATCGTGTATTTCTCTTTCAATTCGTTGATCAGCTCTTCAATTTTCAGCGTTGAAATAGGATCCAGAGCCGATGCCGGTTCGTCCAGTAACAAGACCTCCGGCTCGATCGCAATTGCCCTAGCAATCACGAGCCGTTGCTGCTGACCGCCCGACATACCTAAAGCATTGTCA
It includes:
- the phoU gene encoding phosphate signaling complex protein PhoU, which encodes MDINKIGHHISSHYNVELEDIRNSVLKMGGIVERQIELAALSFTSYDMEIAEQVIQQDDFVNRLEKQIDQACTEILAKRQPAAFDLRLLLSVIRTINDLERIGDEATKIAEMAIHLSDTGGQTRNEEYYEIQHLAELVMKMLRGALDAFARLNVESAVSITGQDAMVDREYGSIIRQMVARMMEDPRNVRRTLDVLWTARALERIGDHACNICEHVIYMVKGEDVRHMSREELERKIQG
- the purH gene encoding bifunctional phosphoribosylaminoimidazolecarboxamide formyltransferase/IMP cyclohydrolase, with amino-acid sequence MYKKVTRALVSVSDKYGIVEFCRALNDLGIEVLSTGGTAKALAEQDIPVIEVSDYTGFPEMMDGRVKTLHPKIHGGILARRGIDDEVMAANGIAAIDMVVVNLYPFEKTIARPDCDLETAIENIDIGGPTMIRAAAKNHNDVAVVVDPRDYEAILSELRENNIGLSQETRFSLALKCFQHTANYDTAISAYLGQVNSQTFPEVLNLQFKLKQTMRYGENPHQSAAFYRERNPAAGSIAAANQIQGKELSYNNIADSDAALECVKSFEEQAACVIVKHANPCGVAIADTILEAYNRAHATDPTSAFGGIIAFNRELDEATASAIIERQFVEVIIAPTVNNDARAILAKKQNVRVLETGIWTSGNEPGFDYKKVTGGLLVQDRDHGTVAQAELKVVSRRAPTAQELADLMFAWKVAKFVKSNAIVYCKNGQTIGVGAGQMSRVYSAKIAGIKAADENLSVPGSVMASDAFFPFRDGIDSAAECGITAVIQPGGSMRDNEVIAAADEHDIAMVFTGMRHFRH
- the purD gene encoding phosphoribosylamine--glycine ligase, with the translated sequence MKILIVGGGGREHALAWKAAQSSSAEKVFVAPGNAGTALEPNLENVEIAADDVSALLAFAKQQQIDLTIIGPEAPLVKGIVDSFQEAGLKCFGPTAQAAQLEGSKAFCKDFMARHNIPTAEYQTFTDTAEAITYIEAKGAPIVVKADGLAAGKGVIVAQTIAEATSAVEDMLSGNAFGAAGNRVVIEEFLAGEEASFIVIADGKHALPMATSQDHKARDNGDKGPNTGGMGAYSPAPIVTPEIHDRVMREVIEPTLQGMIEDGIPYTGFLYAGLMIAPDGSLKVLEYNCRFGDPETQPIMMRLKSDLTELCEAALDGTLNSVETDWDERAALGVVLAAGGYPGDYRKGDVITGLPKSELADRKVFHAGTQLQGNDIVTSGGRVLCACALGETIKDAQDNAYALTAEIQWDGIYYRTDIGFKAIR